TCGGCAGTCGGCTACCGTTGCCTTGGTTGATCTCTACCAGATCGAGTCCACGGTCTTTGCGCATATGGTCCAGGAAGAGTGTGGGGACTTTCCAAGCCACGCCAAATTGTGTGGCGACATGACAGTCCTGGTCGGAGAGCACTGTAAATTCGAGTGCATCACGTTCGAGCTGTGACAATGAGTTATCAGGCTTTTGCGGGCTGATCGCAACCAACTGCGCGCCTAGCTTTTGGATTTCGGCCAAGCGCGACTGCAAGGCATGGAGCTGTAAATTGCAGTAGGGGCACCAACTTCCACGATAGAAAACCAGCACGACGGAGCCACTTTGCAGGAGCTTGCTCAGCGACACGGGGGCACCATGTGCGTCGGGTAAACTAAATTCAGGTGCCCGTTGGCCGACAGCCAAGGCGTGGGCACCTTCACCCGACTCACGTGCAGATGCAATGAGTGCGTCCACTTTTTGCATGAATTCCGGTTTCATTTGGCGTGTTTTCGCCGCTTGTGCTGCGAGCTGGTCGTATAGATTGTTCATGTATCTTCTATAGATGACTCAACTGTGAGAATTATTCCAACAAGGAAGG
The nucleotide sequence above comes from Coraliomargarita algicola. Encoded proteins:
- a CDS encoding peroxiredoxin-like family protein, with product MNNLYDQLAAQAAKTRQMKPEFMQKVDALIASARESGEGAHALAVGQRAPEFSLPDAHGAPVSLSKLLQSGSVVLVFYRGSWCPYCNLQLHALQSRLAEIQKLGAQLVAISPQKPDNSLSQLERDALEFTVLSDQDCHVATQFGVAWKVPTLFLDHMRKDRGLDLVEINQGNGSRLPIPATFILDHDGQVIWNSIDVDYRTRAEPDEVIAALTKLKHTFPSQSALS